In Nostoc sp. CENA543, a single genomic region encodes these proteins:
- a CDS encoding SDR family NAD(P)-dependent oxidoreductase: MDINGSIALVTGANRGIGQAFVEALVQAGATRIYATARNVETLKDVVALAPDRCSELQT, from the coding sequence ATGGATATCAATGGTTCTATTGCTTTGGTAACGGGTGCAAATCGCGGCATAGGTCAGGCTTTTGTGGAAGCATTAGTGCAAGCAGGTGCTACCCGCATCTACGCTACTGCGCGTAATGTAGAGACTTTGAAAGATGTAGTGGCACTTGCTCCCGATAGGTGTAGCGAACTGCAAACATAA
- a CDS encoding ExeA family protein translates to MLSDVMTYFGLKRTLDHVGYFETQEQTNLFKELKPQIRQGRLIAITGVVGCGKTTTLQRLQLELSSEKDIIISRCLAIDKDKVNVGVLMSALFLDLSTEKDAKPPTHPELRERKLLALIQKCRKPIVLFVDEAHDIHHSTLVKIKRLIELVRQNGCTLSVVLLGHPKLKNDLRRPSLEEIGARTNIFSLEGIRGHQVEYIKWLLSECIYDDYLPEDLITDEAIEFLAQRLTTPLQIEHYLQRAFEDAYQAATKPVTRDMAEAVLNVGLNDLEPRLIRHGYNAKVLAELLNIRVSEVNSFIHAQLPPGRTQDLRDQMLKMGIPLYASEGN, encoded by the coding sequence ATGTTGAGTGATGTCATGACTTATTTTGGTCTGAAACGTACCTTAGACCATGTGGGGTATTTTGAGACCCAAGAGCAGACAAATCTATTCAAAGAACTGAAACCCCAAATTAGGCAAGGTCGTTTGATTGCGATAACAGGTGTTGTTGGTTGTGGTAAAACAACGACTTTACAACGACTGCAATTGGAATTGTCCTCTGAAAAAGACATAATTATTTCTCGTTGCCTTGCAATTGACAAAGATAAGGTCAACGTCGGGGTTTTGATGAGTGCTTTGTTTTTGGATTTAAGCACAGAAAAGGATGCTAAACCACCGACTCACCCAGAACTTAGAGAACGAAAATTATTAGCTTTGATTCAAAAATGCCGTAAGCCTATAGTGCTGTTTGTCGATGAAGCTCATGACATTCATCACAGTACGTTAGTCAAAATTAAGCGTTTAATTGAATTGGTACGCCAGAATGGTTGCACTTTATCTGTAGTGTTGCTGGGTCATCCCAAGTTGAAAAATGATCTGCGCCGACCATCTTTGGAAGAGATTGGTGCTAGAACCAATATTTTTAGTTTAGAAGGTATTAGAGGACATCAAGTTGAGTATATAAAATGGCTATTGAGTGAGTGTATTTACGATGATTATCTACCTGAAGATTTGATTACCGATGAGGCTATTGAATTTTTGGCTCAACGACTGACGACTCCCTTGCAAATTGAACATTATTTGCAGAGGGCTTTTGAAGACGCTTATCAAGCAGCAACTAAGCCTGTCACCCGTGATATGGCTGAAGCGGTCTTGAACGTAGGACTTAACGATTTAGAACCCCGCTTAATACGGCATGGTTACAATGCTAAAGTTCTAGCTGAGTTATTAAATATACGAGTAAGTGAAGTAAATTCTTTTATACACGCTCAGTTACCTCCAGGTCGAACCCAAGATTTGAGAGACCAGATGTTAAAAATGGGAATTCCTTTGTATGCGTCAGAGGGAAATTAA
- a CDS encoding nucleoside phosphorylase, protein MPNQYFYHLGFGLDDLGATPPTMTLLSGDPERARLIAHTYLQDVRLLSENRGLNSYLGYLPNGRLIISATSGMGAPSLSIVVNELVQLGIKQIIRIGTCGAIQTHIPIGSIVISSAALCRQGAANDIAPVEYPAAADPFLTVALVKAAQALQVEYYMGVTASVDTFYEGQERTDSANPYLMRSLQGITAEYRQLNILNYEMECGTLFKMAGVYGFAAAAVCAVVAQRTITEAVNLSQKDIAVKNAIATAIYAATNCE, encoded by the coding sequence ATGCCAAATCAATACTTTTATCATCTTGGCTTTGGGCTAGATGATTTAGGTGCTACACCTCCCACCATGACGCTATTATCTGGCGACCCTGAAAGGGCGCGGTTAATTGCTCACACTTATTTACAGGATGTGCGTTTGCTGTCTGAGAATCGCGGACTCAATAGCTATCTAGGATATTTACCCAATGGTCGCTTGATTATATCTGCTACCAGTGGGATGGGTGCGCCTTCTTTAAGTATTGTGGTCAATGAGTTGGTGCAGCTAGGAATTAAACAGATTATTCGTATTGGGACTTGTGGTGCAATTCAAACCCATATTCCCATCGGTAGTATTGTCATTAGTAGTGCGGCGTTATGTCGTCAAGGTGCAGCCAATGATATTGCACCAGTGGAATATCCAGCCGCCGCCGATCCGTTTTTAACTGTGGCTTTGGTCAAGGCTGCACAAGCATTACAGGTAGAATATTATATGGGAGTTACGGCTTCCGTCGATACCTTTTATGAAGGACAGGAACGCACTGATTCTGCTAATCCTTATTTAATGCGATCGCTACAGGGTATTACAGCAGAATATCGGCAGCTAAATATCCTCAACTATGAGATGGAATGCGGCACATTATTCAAAATGGCGGGAGTCTACGGTTTTGCGGCGGCGGCTGTGTGTGCAGTGGTAGCACAACGCACCATTACAGAAGCGGTGAATTTATCTCAGAAAGATATAGCTGTAAAAAATGCGATCGCTACTGCTATCTATGCTGCTACTAACTGTGAATAA
- a CDS encoding transposase, which produces MDVELQILKHLARDAHPTVALIDEYCAEYKNLFKEVRNYECFKYFHLGIILTIKRKSLPEIAKVVSINSAQSLHHFIANSDWSVDELKQRRLKKIKQALNGQAITVVIDETGDRKKGKKTDYVARQYLGSVGKVDNGIVSVNAYGIYSNITFPLSVKVFKPKGTLKSGDKYKTQIELASEIITELIEEGVNIELVLADSLYGEQRVGRLCRLEATANPKGESSQFLRKLDEYNLAYVVAIRSNHGVWMPSGQSVRANKWCKFERTFSNQKSETRYIREIVYGKKRAITYWEITTDPETMPENSTSFVMTNLQGNLKKILGDLYGLRTWVEYGFRQCKQELGWTDYRFTNFQHIERWWEIIFSVYTMISLNSPVFLGLNQSHQLETEAQENNDVDFSNHPQWNHESGWKNTLNNLRLIIQPLLLFWLIYPWLSIFPNSDLLLGFNHLIATMNQFKPYYASG; this is translated from the coding sequence ATGGATGTAGAATTACAAATCCTCAAACATTTGGCAAGAGATGCTCATCCAACAGTTGCGCTCATAGATGAATATTGTGCAGAGTATAAAAACCTGTTCAAAGAGGTAAGAAATTATGAGTGCTTTAAATATTTCCATTTGGGGATAATATTAACAATAAAAAGAAAATCGTTACCAGAAATAGCGAAGGTGGTAAGTATAAACTCAGCGCAGTCATTACATCATTTTATAGCTAACTCAGATTGGTCAGTAGATGAATTAAAACAACGAAGATTAAAGAAAATCAAGCAAGCCTTGAATGGTCAGGCGATTACAGTAGTAATAGATGAAACCGGAGATAGAAAAAAAGGTAAAAAGACTGATTATGTCGCAAGACAATATTTAGGAAGTGTGGGAAAAGTTGATAATGGAATAGTTTCAGTCAATGCTTATGGAATTTATTCTAATATAACTTTTCCTTTAAGTGTAAAAGTATTCAAACCAAAAGGGACGCTAAAATCAGGAGATAAATATAAAACTCAAATAGAGTTAGCGTCAGAAATAATTACAGAGTTAATTGAAGAGGGTGTTAATATTGAACTGGTACTGGCAGATAGTTTATATGGTGAGCAGCGCGTTGGGCGGCTTTGCCGACTTGAAGCGACTGCGAACCCGAAGGGTGAAAGTAGCCAGTTTCTGAGAAAACTGGATGAATATAACTTAGCTTATGTTGTAGCAATCAGAAGTAATCATGGTGTCTGGATGCCATCAGGGCAGAGCGTTAGGGCGAATAAGTGGTGCAAATTTGAGAGAACATTTAGTAATCAAAAATCAGAAACTAGATATATAAGAGAAATAGTTTATGGTAAAAAAAGAGCCATAACTTACTGGGAAATAACAACTGACCCAGAAACCATGCCAGAAAATTCTACCTCTTTTGTGATGACGAATCTTCAAGGGAACTTGAAGAAGATTTTAGGTGACTTATATGGATTAAGAACCTGGGTTGAATATGGGTTTAGGCAATGTAAACAGGAACTAGGCTGGACAGATTACCGTTTTACAAATTTCCAACATATTGAGAGATGGTGGGAGATTATTTTTAGTGTTTATACGATGATTAGTTTAAATTCTCCAGTCTTTTTAGGCTTGAATCAATCTCATCAACTTGAGACTGAAGCACAAGAAAATAATGATGTTGATTTTTCTAATCATCCGCAATGGAATCATGAATCTGGATGGAAGAATACTTTAAATAATCTGCGTCTTATTATCCAACCACTTTTACTATTTTGGTTAATTTATCCCTGGTTAAGTATTTTCCCTAATTCAGATTTGTTACTGGGATTCAATCATTTAATTGCCACAATGAATCAATTTAAACCCTATTATGCTTCTGGATGA
- a CDS encoding LysR family transcriptional regulator, with the protein MDRIACMKSFVRTVETGSFSAVARELNTTQPTISKQIAALEEYLDVQLLVRSTRTLSLTEEGIRFYEHCQQVLEAVKEAESSVGKRQKPTGVLRVCCPVAFGQLQIIPRLNVFLERYPDIKIDLMMADQFVDLIEEGVDLAIRIGNVQDTSLITRRIGTTRRITIGHQSYFERAGEPQTPEELVKHNCIVYTRLATGNEWHFQGTQGVIKVAVNGNFQANNSTAIRAAVFAGLGIAVSPIWLFGDVLENGNLKMILKDYQPVPLPIQAVYRRSRFVAAKVRCLIDFLSHEFKLDPWVSDYGQ; encoded by the coding sequence ATGGATCGCATTGCTTGCATGAAAAGCTTTGTCAGGACGGTAGAAACTGGCAGTTTTTCTGCGGTCGCCCGTGAACTAAACACCACTCAACCCACTATCAGTAAACAGATTGCAGCACTAGAGGAATATTTAGACGTTCAGTTACTCGTTCGCTCTACGCGCACTTTAAGTTTAACCGAAGAGGGTATCCGTTTTTACGAACACTGTCAGCAAGTGTTAGAGGCAGTTAAAGAAGCAGAATCTAGTGTGGGAAAACGACAAAAGCCTACGGGTGTATTGCGGGTGTGTTGTCCTGTAGCTTTTGGGCAGTTGCAAATCATACCCAGATTGAATGTATTTCTCGAACGCTACCCAGATATTAAAATTGATTTAATGATGGCAGATCAGTTTGTAGATTTGATAGAAGAAGGGGTAGATTTAGCAATTCGTATCGGTAACGTGCAGGATACTTCCCTGATTACCCGACGCATTGGAACTACAAGGCGAATTACAATTGGACATCAATCTTACTTTGAGCGAGCAGGTGAACCGCAAACACCAGAAGAATTGGTCAAGCATAATTGTATTGTTTATACTCGTCTAGCTACAGGTAATGAATGGCACTTTCAAGGAACTCAGGGAGTGATCAAAGTTGCAGTAAATGGTAACTTTCAAGCAAATAATTCTACAGCCATTAGAGCAGCCGTATTTGCGGGGTTAGGGATTGCGGTTTCTCCGATTTGGTTATTTGGTGACGTGTTAGAAAATGGCAATCTGAAGATGATTCTCAAAGACTATCAACCTGTTCCACTACCTATTCAAGCTGTCTATCGTCGCAGTCGGTTTGTAGCAGCGAAAGTGCGTTGTTTGATTGATTTCCTGTCTCATGAATTTAAGTTAGATCCCTGGGTTTCAGATTACGGGCAATAA
- a CDS encoding TIGR02281 family clan AA aspartic protease gives MKKSTKNIIKYINSVLLASLPTLMFFSLPHQTKAEDLGECFMIDASGRTIKLEKLCSANSEKRISPQPEKKVFRVPIKRRLGRTPVIDVTFNNNKTFEMIVDTGANNTLITMGIANALQVEQTGVMTAQIADGTQIELPIGTVKSMAAGGAAVQNLDVAIAPKAPIGLLGNDFFGHYDIKILEKTVEFHAR, from the coding sequence ATGAAAAAATCTACAAAAAACATTATTAAATATATTAATTCAGTCTTATTGGCATCCTTACCAACACTGATGTTTTTCTCATTGCCCCATCAGACAAAGGCTGAAGACCTTGGGGAATGTTTCATGATTGATGCTTCAGGGAGAACAATTAAATTAGAAAAACTTTGCAGTGCTAACAGTGAAAAAAGAATATCTCCACAGCCAGAAAAGAAAGTCTTTCGTGTCCCGATTAAACGCCGTTTGGGGAGAACTCCGGTAATTGATGTCACCTTTAATAACAACAAAACCTTTGAGATGATTGTTGACACAGGTGCAAACAACACCCTGATTACAATGGGAATTGCCAATGCCCTACAAGTTGAACAAACAGGAGTGATGACAGCACAAATTGCCGACGGAACGCAAATTGAACTCCCCATAGGTACGGTGAAATCAATGGCGGCTGGTGGTGCGGCGGTGCAGAATTTAGACGTAGCGATCGCCCCTAAAGCCCCCATCGGGTTACTAGGTAATGATTTCTTTGGTCATTACGACATCAAAATCTTAGAAAAAACAGTAGAATTTCATGCCCGATGA